The nucleotide window tgtgtgtgtgtgtgtgttagggtgtgtgtgtgagtgtgtgtgtgtgtgtgtgtgtgtgtgttagggtgtgtgtgtgtgagtgtgtgtgtgtgtgtgtgtgtgtgtgtgtgtgttagggtgtgtgtgtgtgtgtgtgtgtgtgtgtgtgtgtgttagggtgtgtgtgtgtgagtgtgtgtgtgtgtgtgtgtgtgtgtgtgtgtgtgtgtgtgtgtgtgtgtgtgtgtgtgttagggtgtgtgtgtgtgtgtgtgtgtgtgtgttagggtgtgtgtgtgtgagtgtgtgtgtgtgtgtgtgtgtgtgtatgtgtgtgtgtgtgtgtgtgtgtgtgtgtgtgtgtgtgtgtgtgtgttagggtgtgtgtgtgtgtgtgtgtgtgtgtgtgtgtgtgtgtgtgtgtgtgtgtgtgtgtgtgtgtgtgttagggtgtgtgtgtgtgagtgtgtgtgtgagggtgtttcCACACGGCGTCGCTGGCTGGCACAGTGAGAGCAGCTCTTCAGAGTGCTACGCCTGCACACTGACAGGCGTTAGCTGCCTCCTGGCGAAAGCGTGAGCATCACAGACAGAGTGTGGAGACTGAGTGAGCGTGGAGGCTGAGTgtggagactgagtgagtgtggagactgagtgagtgtggaggctgagtgtggagactgagtgagtgtggaggctgagtgtggaggctgagtgagtgtggaggctgagtgagtgtggaggctgagtgagcgtggagactgagtgagtgtggagactgagtgagcgtggaggctgagtgtggagactgagtgagtgtggagactgagtgagtgtggaggctgagtgtggagactgagtgagtgtggaggctgagtgtggaggctgagtgagtgtggaggctgagtgtggagactgagtgagtgtggaggctgagtgtggaggctgagtgagtgtggaggctgagtgtggaggctgagtgtggaggctgagtgagtgtggagactgagtgagtgtggaggctgagtgagtgtggaggctgagtgtggaggctgagtgagtgtggaggctgagtgtggagactgagtgagtgtggaggctgagtgtggagactgagtgagtgtggaggctgagtgtggaggctgagtgagcgtggaggctgagtgtggagactaagtgagtgtggaggctgagtgtggaggctgagtgagtgtggaggctgagtgtggagactgagtgagtgtggaggctgagtgtggagactgagtgagtgtggaggctgtgtgagtgtggaggctgagtgtggaggctgtgtgagtgtggagactgagtgagtgtggaggctgagtgtggaggctgagtgagcgtggaggctgagtgtggagactaagtgagtgtggaggctgagtgtggaggctgagtgagtgtggaggctgagtgtggagactgagtgagtgtggaggctgagtgtggagactgagtgagtgtggaggctgtgtgagtgtggaggctgagtgtggaggctgtgtgagtgtggagactgagtgagtgtggagactgagtgagtgtggaggctgagtgtggaggctgagtgagtgtggaggctgagtgagtgtggaggctgagtgagtgtggagactgagtgagtgtggaggctgagtgagtgtggaggctgagtgagtgtggagactgagtgagcgtggaggctgagtgtggaggctgagtgagtgtggaggctgagtgagtgtggaggctgagtgagtgtggagactgtgtgagtgtggagactgagtgagtgtggaggctgagtgagtgtggaggctgagtgagcgtggagactgagtgagtgtggaggctgagtgtggaggctgagtgagtgtggaggctgagtgagtgtggaggctgagtgagCGTGGAGACTGAGTGAGCgtggagactgagtgagtgtggaggctgagtgagtgtggagactgagtgagtgtggagactgtgtgagtgtggaggctgagtgtggaggctgagtgagtgtggaggctgagtgagtgtggaggctgagtgagtgtggaggctgagtgagtgtggaggctgagtgagtgtggaggctgtgtgagtgtggaggctgagtgagtgtggaggctgagtgagtgtggaggctgagtgagtgtggagacTGAGTGAGCGTGTGCTGTAGCCATGGTCACGGTTTCCACAGGGACTGCAATTCAGAGAGCGCATGAGACAGACGGAAAGACAGACggactgacagacagactgactgagTCCTCAGCCATACTCACCGCTTGGCTCTAATGAATTGTCTACTTTGTCATTGACATCAAAAACATCATGGACGCCTACAGTTTTCACACAGCCATCTACAATAacaaacacaggcaggcagatgtGAGACAgctttgcttttgaaataatAACATCATTTATCCCGAGGGGATATATTACAATGTTTTTATGTCAagtttaaaacatacataatcTCACAAGTGAAGCTAGACCAGAGAACTCAAGAAAAATATTGGTCCTTGGTCTTCAGAGTAACTtaaatacacactgtacagtaaCATTAAGCCTGCACACCATAGAGCAACATTAGCCATAAACACTGTAACTTACTTGGTGGTCGAACAAAAACTTTCAGCTTCAGGCAGGTTCTTCTTCCATTTTCACCAATGGTGGATGCTATAAAGTCAAGAGTAGGACAGCTTTGTGGTTAGAGTGTTTGCACTGACCGCAACCTGACCATAACCTGCCCGCAGCCTGCCTCGCCCCAGAACGCTACTGCCCCATGGCTAACACCACTCTGCATGCacagatggattgtgggtaaaaaGGGGGTGGATACTGTATGCCCCTCTACAGCGGCCTATAACAAGCACATCACACGGGGTATCACTGCTGCCCCTGAGGATGTCACCTCCCAGCAGGTCTGTGGTTACACCGCGTTACTCTGAGCGCCAGCGCGgtaaacacacccacacaaacaccgCGTAACGCTGAGCGCCAGCGTGgtaaacacacccacacaaacaccacataACGCTGAGAGCCAGCGCGGTAAACACACCCGCTCAAACACCGCGTTAGTCTGAGCGCCAGCGTGGTAAACACACCTGCTCGAACACCGCGTTACTCTGAGCGCCAGCGCGGTAAACACACCTGCTCGAACACTGCGTTACTCTGAGCGCCAGTGTGgtaaacacacccacacaaacaccacataACGCTGAGAGCCAGCGCGGTAAACACACCCGCTCAAACACCGCGTTAGTCTGAGCGCCAGCGTGGTAAACACACCTGCTCGAACACCGCGTTACTCTGAGCGCCAGCGTGGTAAACACACCTGCTCGAACACCGCGTTACTCTGAGCGCCAGTGTGgtaaacacacccacacaaacaccacataACGCTGAGAGCCAGCGCGGTAAACACACCCGCTCAAACACCGCGTTAGTCTGAGCGCCAGCGTGGTAAACACACCTGCTCGAACACCGCGTTACTCTGAGCGCCAGCGTGGTAAACACACCTGCTCGAACACCGCGTTACTCTGAGCGCCAGCGCGgtaaacacacccacacaaacaccgCGTAACGCTGAGCGCCAGTGTGGTAAACACACCCTCTCAAACACCGCGTAACGCTGAGAGCCAGCGCGGTAAACACACCCGCTCAAACACCGAGTAACGATGAGAGCCAGCGCGGTAAACACACCCGCTCAAACACCGAGTAACGATGAGAGCCAGCGCGGTAAACACACCCGCTCAAACACTGCGTTACTCTGAGCGCCAGCACCAGATGCATCCAACCGGCCCCAACACCCCACACAACCACCTGCTCTGCCCGCTCCTATTGGCTGAGAGCAGGCATGATTTCAGCAAGGCAATTGTGAGCCATGCAACTGaggttaacacacacacatgcacgcacacacacgcgcacacggAGGTCAACCCCACCCTCAGAAATAGGTGGCtatagcgaagggcgagagcagtcaccccacccagtcttgaacccgggtctacggggtaccaaacatgcgaccttgaccgcgacaccaaagagccaggctcgttggtatggcagtcagagcgcatactcagctgtagtgacggcactctgtcacactgccctccccttcgggaagcgcgccctTGCGCCTCACGCACCAATCTGTGACTCGTGAGGAAGTGTCTCTGGCTGTGGGCTTCTTTACAGGTGAGGAGTTCAGTGCTGCCGACAGGTGATTTCGTACAGGTGAGACGGCCTTGCGCAGGTGAGAGGCTCTTTACGTCTTCAGGTGAGAGGGAGTTTTCTACAGGTTAATGCACTTTTAGTACAAGTAAGAGGGTCTTCACTTCAGAGTGAGAGGGTGTTGAGTTCAGATGAGGGGATTTTTGTAGAGGTGAGTGGGTTAAGTGAGTGGCATTTACAGTACTATTTGGGTGTTACCACAGTAATCAGACTGACAGCTGAATGAATCTGTCATTGTGCAGATGAAGCACTGCAGGTGAGATACTCGGCCTGCTTTTACAGCACTGTCCTAAAACCCTCATCAGAGGCCAGGAACAGGTCTCCCTGAGAGCCCTCCACACTCAGCGGCTCACTCTCTGCTCAGACAGAGCACCTTCCCAGGGTGCCGTGCTGCAGCTGGCTCCTCCCCTCATTTCCCCTCTCACTGACAGGACGAAAGACGACGCAAGCGGTTGTGTTCTTTCTGCTCGGACACGgtcacattttaacacattgtgtgtgtgtgtgtgtgtgtgcgtgcgtaaGGCAGCTACGCGCTGTCTGAATGCAGTTTTCACGCTCTGTGGCAGCGTAGTGTGCGGGTGCTTGTGGCACTGCGGGCACGGCAGACAGACGCCGGGGTTTCTGGGAAATGAGCCGCcgagggtgggggagaggagagacacgCCCAGCACCCTGATCACACAGCCGTCAGAGCACCTGGCCATCTCCGCCACGCCCTGACTGTGTTACTgcatttgctctctctctgtccctctttctgtctctctctctctcgctctctctctctctctctctctctctctctctctctctcactctctctctctccctctctcactctatctctctctctctctctctccgtctctctctctctccctccctctccctctccctctccctctccctctccctctccgtctctctctctctctccctctctttttctctctgtgttacagtgtttgGGAGCATTGCTACAGGCCTCAGGCCTGAGGCTGCTCCCCACGGCTCAGCGCGGGGTTGGatccacctgcagggggcgcagCTGCTGCGGGGTCCTGAAACACCCCCATGTTACGGGAAACCAGCGAATCATCAAACTGAGTCACTCACACAGAAGACAACAACccgcacacgcatacacacacactcacccacccatacacacacacacacacacacacacagccacacacccacacacacacgcactcacacatacacaaactctctctcacacacacactctctctctctcacacacacacacacaaaaagcagtTGTCTTTCAAAGGGCTTGTCTGGCAGAAAAAGGTTCTGAACATCTGAACATTGGTGTTTAGTCTAGGTGTGCAAACTGCTGTGGGAAGAGAACAGGTGTGGCTACCTATGGTCTGGGAACCCTCATAAAACAGAATCCTGTCCTGGAAATACCCACCATCGCTGGCactcagtgtcactgtgcttTTTCTGACGACAGTGTCAGTCAGGGGCACACCTTTACAGACCCCACACTCCCCAGgcaacacacacatgtgacacTAACTTCCTCTCCTGTGCAAAACTACTGCGTGTCACAGGGCCCTGAGAAGCACATGATCCTCCTTAGTGCAGAGCAGCAGGAATCCTGTGACGCTTTGTAGTGGCATTGAACAGAATTACCCATCAGGCATTTCAGTGAGTCCTAACGTGCAGCTGCATTCGGACAGCCCTCTCAGAGACGCATTCCCGTCGTCTTTCGTCCTGTGGTGTGCTGAGGTGCAAACGCAGGTTTGCACGGCTGTTTTTGAAAGCCATCTCACAAGTGGAAACAGCTGAGACTCAAATATTTAGAAAGAGCTGATGACTGTCAAGATGTTTTTTCCGAGGTCGTTGTAACTATGAGTCAGGTTGCCAAAATGAAACAGgatggctgtgtgctgagggGAAGCTTAGGGCCTGAGCTGGACTCTGctctgacacagcacacaggcgGCTCATTACAGCGCTCAGTTATAATTAAAACACGGGTGACACATAGCACAGACCGGACTGGGACAGGCATACTCACAGATGTAGTAATACTCTCTGCCCGGCCGGAACTCGAACCCCAGCGAGAAGGGGGTGAAGAGCTGGAACTTCTCGGAGAATTTGAGCGGGCCGTTTGGTGCGCGCGGCCGGTTGCACTCCCAGCGCTTGAAGCCCTTGGAGGTGTGGTCGCAGGTGCTGTAGCCGTCATAGTTCACCATGTAGAGGACGTAGTGCTCTGTCCGCTCCAGCGGCACAGAGTCCTCGTAGTGCGGGCAGTACACGTCCAGGTAGTCATTTATGCAGACGTCAATGTGGTAGTCACCACGGAgaaacctgagagagagagagagagagagagagagagagagagagagagagaaaggcttcAGCACACCAAATCAAACACCAAACACTAGAACATCTTCCGATTTACATTTCATGGGGAAGAGTTCTGTGCTTTTGAATTACCTGAGCAGTTACAGCAGAATTATAATTAGCAAAAATGAAGCAATTATCATCATGGGAGTTAAAAATCATAAAGTTAACTTTGGTGTAGGCTGACAGCATGACAGCTGTTGAAGAAAGGTATGCAGAGGTATCCCTGTATCCCTGATGCTGCAGCATGAGTGTAGCAACAGCGCTGTTTAATGTAAGAGGAGCCGACCACCCGAGGATTCTGGGGAATTAATTACGCTTAAATTCCCACATTTCCAGGCCCTCACTTTTCAGCTGTTCTGTGTGAGGCCTGTGGGCAGGGCTTCTCAGAGCTGAACGATACCACACCGCCACAGGTCATTCCTCCTGTATCTAATTaccatatttaaataaaaggaaatgctGCACACCATTCCAGAACGTCAATTATGTTTGTCCACAAACTAGTCTTATTCAACGTGCTAATTAGATCTGGCAGTGTGGGCCAAGCCGCCACGAAGTGGTGTGGGTCAGACCCTCTCCCAGCTGCAGATGCCTCTCTGAGTGGGTAACagtacattacactgcactacattacattacatgcatctagcagacgctcttacccagagcaaatTCCAGCataagagaacagaagtgtatccatccaagctgaatgagcaacattgtcagaccaggctaagcGACCAGCGAGTGTGAGGGTAACACTACTCAaacactaccacaagttaacctgtgctaACCTCAAACTAGAGCCCAacaaactaagggaagccaagtacatacacaACCATACATCATAGTCACTAGAACACAGTATCCATGACATAtcatactacacataaaataaatagcaagtaAATAACAGTAGCAAGTACTGAGTGTTAGGTAGATCTGTGGGTGGGGTACTGAGTGTTAGCTAGATCTGTGGGTGGGGTACTCAGTGTTAGGTAGATCGGTGGGTGGGGTACTGAGGGTTAGGTAGATCTGTGGGTGGGGTACTGAGGGTTAGGTAGATCGGTGGGTGGGGTACTGAGGGTTAGGTAGATCGGTGGGTGGGGTACTGAGGGTTAGGTAGATCGGTGGGTGGGGTACTGAGGGTTGGGTAGGTAGCTTGATAAACACTGATAAAGACtgataaacacagacagagactgatGAAGAACTCCTaaagactgagaaacactgacagactgacacactAATATCAGTTTCTCAGCTAAATGCTCAAGCCAGAGCTCACTGTACTGAAGAAGTGGGCCTGCGTTTGCATGAAACAGTTTCCCTGAACACTTCATCAGCCTGAAGTGTGAGTGTACAtgaggacagcacagagacacagcacactgagattAGCAGATGGCTCTGTGCAGCCTGCAGTTTAGCGGGTCCGGTCTGATCGTGCACACAGTGCTGGGGTGAGTCTGTGGGCGAGCCGAGAATGATACCTGTCACTCGCTGTATTTCACTAAAGTGGGTGGAGTCCCATAAACCAtacccccttcctctcttcaGTAAGCGGGTCCTCAGCAGCCACACCCTCTGTCTCAGGCCTGTTGTGATTGGGCAGGTCACTGACTCCGCCCTTTGTGCCAGCATGCAGACGCCTGCTCTGTTTTCCCCCATCTACCACAACAGCAGGTTCTGCCCTGTGTGAGGGtatcatccacacacacacacacacacacacacacagaaacgctcCAAGCTctctcacaccaccacacacacacacatacatttacatttacttatttagcagatgcttttatccaaagcgacttacaaaagtgcatacagtaacaccacacacacacacacacacacacacacgcacacacacacacacacacacacacacacacacacactgccctgaaaCGCTCCAAGCtctctcacaccacacacacaggctgtctCAAACACGAGTGTCTCTTTGCTTTTCCTCAGTCTTTCCGAAGCCCAAAGCCAGAGCACCAGTGCCAGCAGGGACCGTGCAGTGTCTCACTGTGAGAGAGCGCAGAGGCACAGAACTCCCACCTTCATGCACACAGGGAGAGGCGTTTCACATGGAACAGCCCAGACTAAGCCCCTCCCACCAACGCCACGTCCAtgctgtgattggacagctCGGCTGCTCTGCCCAGCACAGCCCACAGATTACGCGTGGGTTTTTTTGGGATGGTGACAGACACCGGATTCCTGAGTGCAGCCCTGGCATTTTAAACCCTGATGCTCACACCCAGAGAGGGCTCGTATCAGATTTAAAGAGCGGGATCCATAGACCGTCTGGGGCTTTTCTCAGCACTCAGGGAGACTGTCAGGATCAGTGTGGGAGATTATTGTCACTGTGCAGTAAGGGgcactgcaacagcacagcaagataatgcaaacaaaaccacacaaatcaataaatcacacactcaccacacacacacacaccaaacaaaacaccacacaatTGTATTAATTGTCCTGCTGGAATTTTAGCAGGTATTTTTGCTGTTCTTAGAAAATCAGATCCAGTTTAGAGCAAAAAATGCTCAGCGTGAAAagagtttaaataaaaaagaaagcacagagatACACTAAAGAGATACACTATCCCCTGATGGCCCTCACTTCCTCTCACACAAGAAATGACCATTTTACTGTAAACCAGTGCATGACCTCACAGCGGTGTTTGCCTGAACCCTCACAGAAAGACAtacacaggcagaacacacatcaatacacaagaaaaacaaagcactcaAGCTTTCTTGTTCTTcacagaaaggaggagaggggaaaatggTTTTCCAACCCACAGAGGGCAGCACTCCAGTGACCACAGAGCGTAAAGCTCTGAACAATAACATCTGAATGCAGCAGGGTCAGCCTTGTCTCTTCTCTTCGCTAGCGGCTGTAACCCCACCatgctcctgcccctgcccccagGCCTGGCCCAGGACAGGGCTCACCCACTACGCCCCTCAGTACAGCACCTGCACAGTCAGACTGCCACTCTTTACCtctgcaggcagacagacgTCTGCGCAGATATTTCTGACGCCAGATTTACTAAACGCCTGCCAGATACCAGAATAAGCAATGGAAGGAACGAATGGAAAACAAAGCagacacaatctctctctcatttttccaAGAAAACAAGAGCTATTGTCTGAGTCCAGAGAGGTACTCTGGCTTATGTGGAATTCAGAGCATTGGTTAGAGAAATTCTtctcatgaaaatgtattatagTTTAGACATAATAGAAAAACCCAGAGAATCTGAAAGGGAAAAATTGCCTTGTATgactgtgtgcgtatgtatgactgtgtgtgtgtgtgtgtgtgtgtgtgcgtgtgagtatgtatgattgtgtgtgtgtgtgtgtgtgtgtgtgtgtgtgtgtatgtgtgtgaaatacaATAAGCATCTCACTGCCAGTAGGCCCTTGGAGCTGGTTGCCATGGCACagttatgatgtcacagtgtcatGGTCCTGCATACCACGGGCTGGTAATCGCCACTCCAACAGCACAACTCTTTCATTCATACAAATCAGCCAGCCAATGAGGCCACAGGGCTCACCTCATTGGCTAATGAGGATAAGAgatcctctccctctgcctgatACTGAGAGTGtttctgcacacagacaggcatgcaCTATACATTTTGCCAGTTAAAAGCAATTTTTTATTCAGACGAAAGCTCAcactcaaaaaacaaatgtggtATCATGATTTGTGCGTCACATCTGCTCCATGAGatgtgagccaatcagagatgtGCACACCTCCATGCCTGGGATTGATTCAGAAACAGAAGAGGAGGTAGCAGAGGGGCTTTACAGAAGTGAGCAGGTGTGGCAGCCGAGCGAGGGGAGCAAGGCCTGATGGGAATATTCCCCTCATGGCGACCCGTCAGGCCAGGTGACAGCGAGGGCCTCGGGGTCACTGCCTGTGGGTGGAGTGAGAAGCGGGAAGAGAAGCTTTCATTACAAAGCAAGCCCAcgctgaggagaggagaggcctggatgtgtgtgatgctgtgagTTTCTGCAGAGGAGCCGAAGCACAGAGGCACTGAGAGAGcttagcagcagcagcagcgttGACGGTGTCGGGGGCAGCACGAGCGTGACTAACCTGTTCTTATCACAGAGCTCATCTTCTCATGTAGCGATGTGCAGGTGCCCTGAGGCTGTGCACGGCCAGGCGTGACTCGA belongs to Megalops cyprinoides isolate fMegCyp1 chromosome 5, fMegCyp1.pri, whole genome shotgun sequence and includes:
- the LOC118778067 gene encoding ephrin-A5b-like, whose translation is MLQVDMIIFVFPVLWMCVFSQEPASKVVADRYAVYWNRTNPRFLRGDYHIDVCINDYLDVYCPHYEDSVPLERTEHYVLYMVNYDGYSTCDHTSKGFKRWECNRPRAPNGPLKFSEKFQLFTPFSLGFEFRPGREYYYISSTIGENGRRTCLKLKVFVRPPNGCVKTVGVHDVFDVNDKVDNSLEPSDDTSHESAAPSRSDVSSSQRPAPAWALLAPLLPLLATLLTL